The following are from one region of the Dreissena polymorpha isolate Duluth1 chromosome 2, UMN_Dpol_1.0, whole genome shotgun sequence genome:
- the LOC127866817 gene encoding sushi, von Willebrand factor type A, EGF and pentraxin domain-containing protein 1-like, protein MNGFYTLTQGTTFGSRATYMCQAGFKLVNLASNLTCGSSSQYSGSSSQWIGTQPECEIIDCGQPSDVKNGSFSLSSGTHYGSIGTATCVAGYEINESANIMCDINGDWNGSFPDCTPVDCGSVQNIENGNATLTGTTFGHTATYNCVSGFELVGPNLLTCNASSEWEPYKPNCVADCGPPTQIMNGSYTLSQGTTLSSTATYQCQAGFQLAKGNSSLICDENSQWIGSQPECEIIECGQPPDVKNGSFSLSSGTQYGSIGTATCVEGYEIHETANIMCGDNGNWNGSLSDCAPVDCGSAQNISNGHVASTGTTFGHTATYYCITGFALAGPNLVKCNASAEWEPYVPSCQVKNTSIESVPKKLYIMPCICYNKTFTGLTEEQIIAQLIRNMSIDTRNTSMALNKLRCRQDDRPFCVITGYITIGVIGGMFLLLVLSDVPRLIHDFRFYF, encoded by the exons ATGAACGGCTTCTACACGTTAACTCAAGGAACCACATTTGGCAGCAGAGCTACATACATGTGTCAAGCAGGGTTCAAGCTAGTAAATTTAGCATCCAATCTGACATGCGGTTCGAGCTCTCAATATAGCGGTTCGAGTTCTCAATGGATCGGTACACAGCCAGAATGTGAGATAATTGACTGCGGCCAACCTTCCGATGTGAAAAATGGATCATTTAGTCTTTCGTCCGGAACTCACTACGGTAGCATTGGAACGGCGACGTGCGTCGCAGGGTACGAGATCAATGAATCTGCAAATATCATGTGTGATATTAATGGCGATTGGAACGGTTCTTTTCCCGACTGTACTCCAGTTGATTGTGGATCGGTGCAAAACATTGAAAACGGAAATGCCACTTTAACCGGAACAACATTTGGGCATACTGCAACCTATAACTGTGTGTCGGGCTTTGAATTAGTTGGACCAAACCTGTTGACATGCAATGCGTCGTCCGAATGGGAACCATATAAACCAAATTGCGTTGCTGATTGTGGACCACCAACACAGATTATGAACGGCTCGTACACTTTGTCCCAGGGAACCACATTAAGCAGCACAGCGACTTACCAGTGTCAAGCAGGGTTCCAGCTAGCCAAAGGGAATTCCTCTCTGATATGCGATGAGAATTCTCAATGGATCGGTTCACAACCAGAATGTGAAATAATTGAGTGCGGCCAACCTCCCGATGTGAAAAATGGATCATTTAGTCTTTCGTCCGGAACTCAGTACGGTAGCATTGGAACGGCGACGTGCGTCGAAGGGTACGAGATCCACGAAACTGCAAATATCATGTGTGGTGATAATGGCAATTGGAACGGATCTCTTTCCGACTGCGCCCCAGTTGATTGTGGATCGGCGCAAAACATTTCAAACGGACATGTCGCTTCAACAGGAACAACCTTTGGACATACTGCAACCTATTACTGTATTACAGGCTTTGCATTAGCTGGACCTAACCTGGTGAAATGCAATGCGTCGGCCGAATGGGAACCATATGTACCAAGTTGCCAAG TTAAGAATACCAGTATTGAAAGCGTACCCAAGAAGCTATACATTATGCCGTGCATTTGTTACAACAAGACGTTCACGGGACTGACGGAGGAGCAGATAATAGCTCAGTTGATACGGAACATGTCCATAGACACGCGCAACACCAGCATGGCGCTCAACAAGCTACGCTGCAGGCAAGATGACCGACCTTTCTGTGTTATAACCGGTTACATTACTATCGGAGTCATCGGCGGGATGTTTCTACTGTTGGTTCTCTCAGATGTCCCCAGGCTTATTCACGATTTTCgattctatttttaa